A genomic segment from Veillonellaceae bacterium encodes:
- the nifJ gene encoding pyruvate:ferredoxin (flavodoxin) oxidoreductase, with the protein MTTKKRRMKTMDGNGAAAHISYAFTDVAAIFPITPSSNMAESVDEWAAKGRKNIFGQTVEIVEMQSEGGAAGAVHGSLQSGALTTTYTASQGLLLMIPNMYKIAGELLPGVFHVSARVIGANAISIFGDHSDVMATRQTGFALLAESSVQEVMDLAGVAHLAAIKGKVPFLNFFDGFRTSHEVQKIEVLEYDELAELLDREALDEFRRGALNPDHPTLRGTVQNPDIHFQQREVSNRYYQALPEIVEGYMAEITKLTGREYHLFNYYGAPDADRMIVAMGSMCQTIEEVVDYLNANGEKVGLLNVHLYRPFSIEHFFKYIPKTVKKVAVLDRTKEMGSLAEPLYLDVKAAFYSSELRPVIVGGRCGVGGKDIIPAHIHGVFENLKAEQPKDNFTVGIIDDVNHSSLPCGQDIDTTTPGTKACKFWGLGSDGTVGANKNAIKIIGDHTDMYAQAYFAYDSKKSGGVTISHLRFGKQPIKSPYLINKADFIACHNQSYVHSYNVLEGLKKGGSFLLNCRWTPEELEANLPADMKRYIAENAIKFYTIDAVGIAQEIGLGGRINMIMQSAFFKIADIIPLEDAVKYLKDAVVQSYGKKGDKIVAMNNAAIDKGVELIVQINVPAAWQNAQTEKVATAAKPAFIENILVPMNRQEGDKLPVSAFLGLESGTYPLGTSAYEKRGIAIDVPEWEMDKCIQCNQCSYVCPHAAIRPVLISAEEMAAAPADFTAKAAIGAKDLSFRIAVSPLDCTGCGNCAQICPAKEKALVMKPLETQLAQAPLWDYAMSLSPKANPVNPFTVKGSQFEQPLLEFSGACAGCGETPYAKLVTQLFGDRMMVANATGCSSVWSGSTPSIPYTKNHRGHGPAWGNSLFEDNAEFGLGMHLGVKQLRKQLAVDIEKAAQMDLGDDFTKACQEWLDGKDNSQGTRARADKLIAALEAVKGDNELLNDIYNNRDFLVKRSQWIFGGDGWAYDIGFGGLDHVLASGEDVNVLVFDTEVYSNTGGQSSKATPTAAIAKFAASGKKTKKKDLGMIAMSYGYVYVAQIAMGADKNQTLKAIAEAEAYPGPSLIIAYAPCINHGLKVGMGCSQLEAKRAVDSGYWALYRYNPELKETGKNSFTLDSKESTMNFREFLMGEVRYSSLLKEFPEMAEALFAKTEKDSKERLENYKRLAGYTGEAAKEAAAAKE; encoded by the coding sequence ATGACAACAAAGAAAAGAAGAATGAAAACTATGGACGGCAATGGGGCGGCAGCTCATATTTCTTATGCTTTTACCGATGTAGCAGCAATATTCCCGATCACTCCCTCATCTAATATGGCAGAAAGTGTTGACGAATGGGCGGCCAAAGGCAGGAAGAATATCTTTGGCCAAACAGTGGAAATTGTCGAGATGCAGTCAGAAGGCGGCGCAGCCGGTGCTGTGCATGGCTCGCTGCAGAGCGGAGCCCTAACTACTACCTATACTGCTTCTCAGGGCCTTCTGCTAATGATTCCTAATATGTATAAAATTGCCGGCGAGCTGCTGCCAGGGGTATTCCATGTAAGCGCTCGGGTCATAGGCGCAAATGCCATTAGTATTTTCGGCGATCATTCCGATGTTATGGCGACTAGGCAGACAGGTTTTGCTCTACTGGCCGAAAGCAGCGTACAAGAGGTAATGGATTTAGCCGGAGTCGCGCACTTAGCGGCAATCAAGGGAAAAGTTCCCTTTTTAAACTTCTTTGATGGCTTCAGAACTTCCCATGAGGTTCAAAAGATTGAAGTGTTAGAATACGACGAATTGGCAGAACTCCTGGATAGAGAGGCATTAGACGAGTTCCGTCGCGGGGCGCTCAATCCTGACCATCCGACCTTAAGAGGAACGGTGCAAAATCCTGATATTCATTTCCAACAGCGCGAAGTGTCTAACCGCTATTATCAGGCGCTGCCTGAAATTGTTGAAGGATATATGGCGGAAATCACTAAACTTACCGGCCGGGAGTATCACCTGTTTAACTATTATGGGGCACCTGATGCCGATAGAATGATTGTGGCAATGGGCTCAATGTGTCAGACTATTGAAGAAGTAGTTGATTATCTGAATGCGAACGGTGAAAAAGTCGGTTTATTAAACGTTCATTTATATCGGCCGTTCTCAATCGAACATTTCTTTAAATATATTCCCAAAACAGTGAAAAAGGTTGCTGTATTAGACCGGACAAAAGAAATGGGCTCCTTGGCAGAACCTCTCTATCTTGACGTCAAAGCCGCTTTCTACAGCAGCGAATTACGGCCGGTAATTGTCGGCGGCCGCTGCGGTGTGGGCGGTAAGGATATAATCCCGGCCCATATTCATGGTGTTTTTGAAAATCTAAAAGCTGAGCAGCCCAAAGATAACTTTACCGTTGGCATTATTGATGATGTCAACCATTCTTCGCTGCCGTGTGGTCAAGATATCGATACTACTACGCCCGGCACTAAAGCTTGTAAATTCTGGGGACTTGGCTCAGACGGAACGGTCGGGGCCAACAAAAATGCTATTAAGATTATCGGCGATCATACTGACATGTATGCTCAGGCCTACTTTGCCTACGACTCTAAAAAATCCGGCGGGGTTACTATTTCCCACTTACGGTTCGGAAAACAGCCCATCAAGTCACCGTATCTTATCAATAAGGCCGACTTCATTGCCTGCCATAACCAATCATATGTCCACAGCTACAATGTGCTGGAGGGACTCAAAAAGGGCGGCAGCTTCTTGCTCAACTGCAGATGGACTCCCGAAGAACTCGAAGCTAACCTACCGGCCGATATGAAACGCTATATTGCTGAAAATGCTATTAAATTCTATACGATCGATGCGGTCGGCATTGCCCAGGAAATAGGGCTTGGCGGACGAATTAACATGATCATGCAATCGGCCTTCTTTAAAATTGCCGATATTATTCCGCTTGAAGACGCTGTGAAGTACTTGAAAGATGCCGTTGTCCAATCTTACGGCAAAAAAGGCGATAAAATAGTTGCTATGAATAATGCCGCTATTGACAAAGGGGTCGAGTTAATCGTTCAGATTAATGTTCCGGCTGCTTGGCAGAATGCTCAAACAGAAAAAGTCGCAACCGCAGCAAAACCGGCATTTATTGAAAATATTCTGGTGCCGATGAACCGTCAGGAAGGCGATAAATTACCGGTAAGCGCATTCCTTGGCCTAGAAAGCGGTACATATCCGCTGGGAACTTCGGCATACGAAAAACGCGGTATCGCAATCGATGTTCCTGAATGGGAAATGGATAAGTGCATTCAGTGTAATCAATGTTCCTATGTTTGTCCGCATGCAGCCATCAGACCGGTGTTGATCAGTGCTGAGGAAATGGCAGCAGCCCCGGCAGACTTTACCGCTAAAGCAGCAATTGGAGCAAAAGATTTGAGCTTCAGAATTGCAGTTTCGCCGCTTGATTGCACCGGCTGCGGCAACTGTGCTCAGATTTGCCCGGCTAAAGAAAAAGCTTTGGTTATGAAACCTTTGGAAACTCAGCTCGCGCAAGCTCCGTTGTGGGATTATGCGATGAGCCTTTCACCAAAAGCCAATCCGGTAAATCCGTTTACCGTTAAAGGCAGCCAGTTCGAACAGCCGCTCTTAGAGTTCTCGGGAGCTTGCGCGGGCTGCGGGGAAACCCCTTACGCCAAACTTGTAACTCAGCTGTTCGGCGATAGAATGATGGTGGCCAATGCCACAGGATGTTCCTCAGTTTGGTCAGGCAGCACGCCGTCCATTCCGTATACCAAGAACCATCGCGGCCATGGACCGGCTTGGGGAAATTCACTGTTTGAAGATAACGCCGAATTTGGCTTGGGGATGCATCTAGGCGTAAAACAATTGAGAAAGCAACTGGCTGTTGACATCGAAAAAGCCGCGCAAATGGACTTAGGCGACGATTTCACTAAGGCTTGTCAGGAATGGTTGGATGGCAAAGACAACAGCCAAGGCACCCGGGCAAGAGCTGATAAATTAATTGCTGCCTTAGAAGCTGTCAAAGGCGATAATGAATTACTGAATGATATCTATAATAACCGTGACTTTTTAGTAAAAAGATCACAGTGGATATTCGGCGGTGACGGTTGGGCTTACGACATTGGTTTCGGCGGCCTTGACCATGTCTTGGCTTCGGGCGAAGACGTAAATGTTCTGGTATTTGATACTGAAGTATACTCTAATACCGGCGGTCAGTCGTCTAAAGCTACCCCGACCGCGGCAATTGCCAAATTTGCGGCCAGTGGTAAGAAGACTAAGAAGAAAGATCTTGGCATGATTGCTATGAGCTATGGATATGTATATGTAGCACAAATTGCCATGGGCGCTGATAAAAATCAAACTCTTAAAGCCATTGCCGAGGCTGAGGCTTATCCGGGACCGTCCCTGATTATCGCATATGCACCATGTATCAATCATGGCTTGAAGGTTGGTATGGGATGCAGCCAGCTTGAAGCTAAACGGGCGGTAGACAGTGGCTACTGGGCACTATATCGTTATAATCCCGAACTGAAAGAAACGGGCAAAAATTCATTTACGCTTGATTCTAAAGAGTCGACTATGAACTTCAGAGAGTTCCTGATGGGTGAAGTTCGGTACTCGTCGCTATTAAAAGAGTTCCCGGAAATGGCTGAAGCTTTGTTTGCTAAAACAGAAAAAGACTCCAAGGAAAGACTGGAAAACTATAAACGGTTAGCCGGTTATACCGGGGAAGCCGCCAAAGAAGCAGCAGCCGCAAAAGAATAG
- the ilvB gene encoding biosynthetic-type acetolactate synthase large subunit, protein MKLSGAKVVIECLLEQGVDTVFGYPGGAVLPLYDALQESPIRHILTVHEQGAAHAADGYARATGKVGVCIATSGPGATNLVTGIATAYMDSVPLVAITGQVERSLIGRDAFQEVDITGITMPVTKHNFQVKKAQELPAILRGAFYIARTGRPGPVLVDIPKDIMLANLDYIKQNTALREAEDSEPQLQLLIKAAAVINTARRPVLVVGGGTVDAAVQKIVVKLAEQTGIPVVSTLMGLGCMPAEHRQFLGLTGMHGTKAANQAIRNADVIIAVGSRFNDRVTGNRSAYSSQKCIVHIDVDPAEIDKNIETDIGLNGNLLKVLPPLSAQLTLRPEELTEWWAEIEEWKERFYKPLTDDKLTAPWAMKFINEKTAEGSFVFVTDVGQNQIWAAQGLFIRSNRGWITSGGLGTMGFSVPAALGAQIGVPDKRVICICGDGGIKMTGNELYTIAANNLPVITIVINNSGLGMVRQLQHLFYGKRYSSSNLPYPVNYVKYAEAFGLRAAEANSQAEFCHAFAQALDSFEPSLIVLNVPPDDWVEPMVTPGAEINRFVTF, encoded by the coding sequence ATGAAACTATCCGGTGCCAAGGTAGTAATTGAATGTTTGCTTGAGCAGGGAGTCGATACTGTTTTTGGGTATCCCGGAGGAGCGGTACTCCCTTTATATGATGCGCTACAGGAATCACCAATCCGGCATATTCTGACGGTACACGAGCAGGGGGCGGCTCACGCTGCCGATGGCTATGCCAGAGCAACCGGCAAGGTCGGCGTGTGTATTGCGACTTCCGGTCCGGGCGCTACCAATCTAGTTACCGGAATTGCTACGGCTTACATGGACTCTGTGCCTCTAGTTGCAATTACGGGGCAGGTTGAACGCAGTTTGATTGGGCGAGATGCTTTTCAAGAGGTGGATATAACGGGAATTACCATGCCGGTTACCAAACACAACTTTCAGGTAAAAAAAGCTCAGGAGTTACCGGCAATTCTTCGTGGTGCTTTTTACATTGCACGCACTGGTAGACCAGGGCCAGTTCTAGTCGATATACCTAAGGATATTATGTTGGCGAATTTGGACTATATTAAACAAAACACTGCATTGCGGGAGGCTGAGGATTCCGAACCTCAATTGCAGCTCTTGATTAAGGCGGCGGCAGTAATTAATACTGCTCGCCGGCCTGTTCTGGTAGTTGGCGGGGGGACCGTTGATGCCGCAGTACAAAAGATTGTCGTTAAGCTTGCTGAGCAAACCGGAATCCCGGTAGTGTCAACTTTGATGGGGCTAGGGTGCATGCCGGCCGAACATCGCCAGTTTTTAGGGCTTACCGGTATGCATGGAACAAAAGCTGCTAACCAGGCAATTCGCAACGCTGACGTGATTATTGCTGTCGGGAGCCGGTTTAATGACCGCGTGACTGGAAATCGCTCCGCCTATTCGTCCCAAAAATGCATTGTTCATATTGATGTTGATCCGGCGGAAATTGATAAAAATATTGAAACTGATATCGGCTTAAATGGCAATTTGCTCAAAGTTCTTCCCCCGCTGTCGGCGCAATTGACGCTTCGTCCTGAAGAACTGACCGAATGGTGGGCAGAAATTGAGGAGTGGAAAGAACGTTTTTATAAACCGCTTACTGATGACAAATTAACTGCGCCTTGGGCAATGAAGTTCATTAATGAAAAAACCGCGGAAGGGTCGTTTGTATTTGTTACCGATGTCGGCCAGAATCAAATTTGGGCGGCTCAAGGACTGTTCATTCGCTCGAATCGCGGCTGGATAACTTCCGGCGGGTTAGGTACGATGGGATTTAGCGTTCCGGCAGCGTTGGGAGCACAAATCGGGGTTCCGGATAAGCGTGTAATCTGCATTTGCGGCGATGGCGGAATTAAAATGACCGGTAATGAGTTATACACCATTGCTGCTAATAACCTGCCGGTTATTACGATAGTTATCAACAACAGTGGATTGGGAATGGTTCGTCAGCTGCAGCATCTTTTCTACGGCAAACGCTATTCTTCTAGCAATTTACCATACCCGGTAAACTATGTGAAATATGCCGAAGCCTTTGGATTGCGAGCCGCGGAGGCTAACAGTCAGGCAGAATTTTGCCATGCTTTTGCGCAAGCCTTGGATTCGTTTGAACCTAGTTTAATTGTGCTAAATGTTCCCCCTGATGATTGGGTAGAGCCAATGGTAACTCCGGGGGCGGAAATTAATCGTTTTGTGACATTTTGA